Proteins from a genomic interval of Quercus robur chromosome 9, dhQueRobu3.1, whole genome shotgun sequence:
- the LOC126698577 gene encoding anthocyanidin 5,3-O-glucosyltransferase-like isoform X1, which produces MVDAIVLYPSSGRGHLNSMVELGKLILKHHPSFSITILILSEPNTNTNSTAPNYVASSTTQYITTVNSTTPSITFHHLSPISEVPPSTASPVELCYLIPRLNNPNLHQTLKTISQTSKLRAFIIDFFCDSAFEVASNLAIPTYYFFTSSPSGLAAFLYRPTLHKKVDNSLKDLHGNMLLDDIPGLPPIRVSDMPKTIFDRTSSKLYQYFLNTATHMAKSNGLLVNTFDLLETKAIKAISGGLCVPHGPTPPIFCIGPLISNTNQDGEEHECLNWLNSQPSRSVVFLCFGSLGSFSEKQSKEIAVGLENSGQRFLWVVRNPPPDKDKDPNLDELLPKGFLERTKGKGFVVKQWAPQVAVLSHDSVGGFVTHCGWNSVLEAVWCGVPMVGWPLYAEQRLNRVVLVEEIKLALGLNDSEDGFVSATELEKRVRELMDSEEGTEVRERVSSLRDEAVAAVKEGGSSHVALAKLAELWRQN; this is translated from the coding sequence ATGGTGGATGCCATAGTTCTATACCCTTCTTCAGGCAGAGGCCATCTAAACTCCATGGTAGAGCTTGGCAAGCTCATACTCAAACATCACCCTTCTTTCTCCATCACAATCCTCATCTTAAGTGAACCAAACACAAATACTAACTCCACCGCACCCAATTATGTAGCAAGCTCTACCACCCAATACATCACCACCGTCAATTCCACCACCCCATCTATCACCTTCCACCACCTCTCACCCATCTCTGAAGTCCCACCCAGTACTGCTTCCCCTGTAGAACTCTGCTACTTAATCCCACGCCTCAACAACCCAAATCTCCACCAAACCCTCAAAACTATTTCCCAAACCTCCAAACTCAGAGCCTTTATCATTGATTTCTTCTGTGATTCTGCTTTCGAAGTGGCCTCAAACCTTGCCATCCCCACTTACTATTTCTTCACCTCTAGCCCAAGCGGCCTAGCTGCGTTTCTATACCGCCCCACTTTGCATAAAAAAGTGGATAACAGTTTGAAAGATCTCCATGGTAATATGCTTCTTGATGATATTCCTGGCTTACCTCCGATTCGGGTTTCGGATATGCCGAAAACTATTTTCGATCGCACTAGTTCTAAATTGTACCAGTATTTTCTTAACACAGCAACGCACATGGCCAAATCAAATGGACTTCTTGTAAACACGTTTGACTTGCTCGAAACAAAAGCTATCAAGGCAATCTCTGGTGGACTATGTGTCCCACATGGACCAACTCCGCCAATTTTCTGTATTGGACCTTTGATATCAAACACCAATCAAGATGGAGAAGAGCACGAGTGTTTGAATTGGTTAAACTCACAACCGAGCCGAAGTGTTGTGTTTCTATGTTTCGGAAGCTTGGGATCTTTTTCGGAGAAACAGTCGAAAGAAATAGCGGTGGGTTTAGAAAACAGCGGTCAAAGATTTTTGTGGGTGGTGAGAAATCCACCGCCAGATAAGGATAAAGATCCAAACTTGGATGAATTATTGCCAAAGGGTTTCTTGGAAAGGACCAAAGGTAAAGGGTTTGTGGTGAAACAATGGGCTCCACAGGTGGCAGTACTGAGTCATGACTCAGTGGGTGGGTTTGTCACTCACTGTGGGTGGAACTCAGTGCTTGAAGCAGTGTGGTGTGGAGTGCCAATGGTTGGTTGGCCATTGTACGCGGAGCAAAGGTTGAATAGGGTGGTTTTGGTGGAGGAAATCAAGCTAGCTTTGGGGTTAAACGATTCGGAAGATGGGTTTGTGAGTGCAACTGAGTTGGAGAAGCGAGTGAGGGAGTTAATGGACTCGGAAGAGGGGACAGAGGTGAGAGAAAGAGTATCGAGTTTGAGAGATGAAGCTGTGGCTGCTGTGAAAGAGGGTGGGTCCTCTCATGTTGCATTGGCGAAGTTGGCTGAGTTGTGGAGGCAAAACTAG
- the LOC126698578 gene encoding anthocyanidin 5,3-O-glucosyltransferase-like: protein MEDAIVLYPSPGRGHLISMVELGKLILKHHPSFSITILILSEPNTNTNSATPQYVASSTTKYITTVNSTTPSITFHHLPPISEVPPSTTFFVDLKFLIPRLNNPNLHQTLKTISQTSKLRAFIIDFFCDAAFEVASNLTIPTYYFFTSSPSNLASFLYRPTLHKNKDQSINDLNNMLLVDIPGLPPVRVSDMPKITFDPTTKMYEYFLNTATHMANSNGLVLNAFDLLETKAIEAISSGLCVPDGPTPPIFCIGPLISNTNQDGEEHECLNWLNSQPSRSVVFLCFGSLGSFSEKQVKEIAVGLENSGQRFLWVVRNPPPDTDKDPNLDELLPTGFLERTKDKGFLVKQWAPQVAVLSHDSVGGFVTHCGWNSVLEAVWCGVPMVGWPLYAEQRLNRVVLVTETKLALELNESVDGFVSATELEKRVKELMDSEIGTELRERVSGLRDEAVAAVKEGGSSHVALAKLAEVWRQN, encoded by the coding sequence ATGGAGGATGCCATAGTTCTATATCCTTCTCCAGGCAGAGGCCATCTGATCTCCATGGTAGAGCTTGGCAAGCTCATACTCAAACATCACCCATCTTTCTCCATCACAATCCTCATCTTAAGTGAACCAAACACAAATACTAACTCCGCTACACCTCAATATGTAGCTAGCTCTACCACCAAATACATCACTACCGTCAATTCCACCACCCCATCTATCACTTTCCACCACCTCCCACCTATCTCTGAAGTTCCACCCAGTACTACTTTCTTTGTTGATCTGAAATTCTTAATCCCACGCCTCAACAACCCAAATCTCCACCAAACCCTGAAAACTATATCCCAAACCTCCAAACTCAGAGCCTTTATCATTGATTTCTTCTGTGATGCTGCTTTTGAAGTGGCCTCAAACCTTACCATCCCCACCTACTATTTCTTCACCTCTAGCCCAAGTAATCTAGCCTCGTTTCTTTACCGCCCCACCTTGCACAAAAATAAGGATCAAAGCATCAATGATCTCAACAATATGCTTCTTGTTGATATTCCTGGCTTACCTCCTGTCCGGGTTTCAGACATGCCCAAAATTACGTTCGATCCCACCACTAAAATGTACGAATATTTTCTTAACACTGCAACCCACATGGCCAATTCAAATGGACTTGTTCTAAACGCGTTCGACTTGCTCGAAACAAAAGCCATCGAGGCAATCTCTAGTGGACTATGTGTCCCAGATGGACCAACTCCGCCAATTTTCTGTATTGGACCTTTGATATCAAACACCAATCAAGATGGAGAAGAGCACGAGTGTTTGAATTGGCTAAACTCACAACCGAGTCGAAGCGTTGTGTTTCTATGTTTCGGAAGCTTGGGATCGTTTTCGGAGAAGCAGGTGAAAGAAATTGCGGTGGGTTTAGAAAATAGCGGTCAAAGATTTTTGTGGGTTGTGAGAAATCCACCACCAGATACGGATAAAGATCCAAACTTGGATGAATTGTTGCCAACGGGTTTCTTGGAAAGGACCAAAGATAAGGGATTTTTGGTGAAACAATGGGCTCCACAGGTGGCAGTGCTGAGTCATGACTCAGTGGGAGGGTTCGTGACTCACTGTGGGTGGAACTCAGTGCTTGAAGCGGTTTGGTGTGGAGTGCCGATGGTTGGTTGGCCTTTGTACGCAGAGCAAAGGTTGAATAGGGTGGTTTTGGTGACGGAAACCAAGTTAGCTTTGGAGTTAAACGAGTCGGTAGATGGGTTTGTGAGTGCAACTGAGTTAGAGAAGCGAGTGAAGGAGTTAATGGATTCGGAAATTGGGACAGAACTGAGAGAAAGGGTTTCGGGTTTGAGAGATGAAGCAGTGGCTGCTGTGAAAGAGGGTGGGTCCTCTCATGTTGCATTGGCGAAATTGGCTGAGGTGTGGAGGCAAAACTAA
- the LOC126698577 gene encoding anthocyanidin 5,3-O-glucosyltransferase-like isoform X8 — protein MEDAIVLYPSPGRGHLISMVEFGKLILKHQPSFSITILILSDPNTNTNSTAPNYVASSTTQYIATVNSTTPSITFQHLPPISEIPRSTASPVELSFLIPRLNNPNLHQTLKTISQTSKLRAFIIDFFCDAAFEVATNLDIPTYYFFTSGASGLALFLYMPTLHKNVDKSFKDLGNMLFDIPGTPPIPASDMPGGISDRTTQRYEYFLNTATHMAKSNGIFVNTFDLLEKKAIKAISDGLCVPDGLTPPIFCIGPLISSSIQDGDEHECLKWLNSQPSRSVVFLSFGSMGLFSAKQLREMAVGLENSGQRFLWVVRNPPPDNEKEPNLEEFLPKGFLERIKDKGFVVKQWAPQVEVLSHDSVGGFVTHCGWNSVLEAISVGMPMVAWPLYAEQRLNRVFLVDEMKVALGLKEMEDGFVSAEELEKRVRELIESKAGREVRESVLGFRDEAMIAQKEGGSSHVALAKLAQLLEQT, from the exons ATGGAGGATGCCATAGTTCTATACCCTTCTCCAGGCAGAGGCCATCTGATCTCCATGGTAGAGTTTGGCAAGCTCATACTCAAACATCAACCTTCTTTCTCCATCACAATCCTCATCTTAAGCGACCCAAACACAAATACTAACTCCACCGCACCAAATTATGTAGCAAGCTCTACTACCCAATACATCGCCACCGTCAATTCCACCACCCCATCTATCACATTCCAACACCTACCCCCCATCTCTGAAATTCCACGCAGTACTGCTTCCCCTGTAGAACTCAGCTTCTTAATCCCACGCCTCAACAACCCAAATCTCCACCAAACCCTCAAAACTATTTCCCAAACCTCCAAACTCAGAGCCTTTATCATTGATTTCTTCTGTGATGCTGCTTTCGAAGTGGCCACAAACCTTGACATCCCCACTTACTATTTCTTCACCTCTGGCGCAAGCGGTCTAGCTTTGTTTCTATACATGCCCACCTTGCATAAAAACGTGGATAAAAGCTTCAAAGATCTCGGTAACATGCTTTTTGATATTCCTGGCACACCGCCTATCCCAGCTTCGGACATGCCAGGAGGTATATCAGATCGTACCACTCAACGGTATGAATATTTCTTAAACACAGCAACTCACATGGCCAAATCAAATGGGATTTTTGTAAACACGTTCGACTTGCTTGAAAAAAAAGCTATCAAGGCAATATCGGATGGACTATGTGTCCCAGATGGACTAACTCCCCCAATATTTTGTATTGGACCATTGATATCAAGCAGCATTCAAGATGGAGATGAGCACGAGTGTTTGAAATGGCTAAACTCCCAACCGAGTCGAAGTGTTGTGTTTCTATCTTTCGGAAGCATGGGATTGTTTTCAGCGAAACAGTTGAGAGAAATGGCGGTGGGGTTAGAAAATAGTGGTCAAAGGTTCTTGTGGGTGGTAAGAAATCCACCGCCGGATAATGAGAAAGAGCCAAACTTGGAGGAATTCTTGCCAAAAGGTTTCTTGGAAAGGATAAAGGATAAGGGGTTTGTGGTGAAACAATGGGCTCCACAG GTGGAAGTGCTGAGTCATGACTCGGTGGGTGGGTTCGTGACTCACTGTGGGTGGAACTCGGTGCTTGAAGCAATTAGTGTTGGTATGCCAATGGTTGCGTGGCCTTTGTATGCAGAGCAAAGGTTGAACAGGGTGTTTTTGGTGGATGAAATGAAGGTGGCATTGGGTTTAAAGGAGATGGAAGATGGGTTTGTGAGTGCAGAAGAGTTGGAAAAGCGAGTGAGGGAGTTAATCGAGTCCAAAGCTGGGAGAGAGGTGAGAGAGAGTGTTTTGGGCTTCAGAGATGAAGCTATGATAGCCCAGAAAGAAGGTGGCTCCTCCCATGTTGCATTAGCCAAATTGGCCCAGTTGTTGGAGCAAACCTGA